A window from Amblyomma americanum isolate KBUSLIRL-KWMA chromosome 7, ASM5285725v1, whole genome shotgun sequence encodes these proteins:
- the LOC144099332 gene encoding scm-like with four MBT domains protein 2, with protein sequence MSGKVPSSPKKEMGSPHKRPSLTGATEEDGEPEFNWDDYLESTQSESVPATAFAHVEHSLESGLRPGMKLEVPLSSADGGTSNGSGGNVYWLASVVTTCGPLLSLRYLGYGADRSADFWCDVGTNEVHPLGWCARNHKPLKPPPAILEKHLDWEKLLSDELESAVTVPAYVLEMKGSAPIDQIQPGMKLLVLEEENPLNGWAASVLKNVGGRLLLRYDGCDDPQWDLWLFYLSHRVKPLDTPSHGNQSYRPPQCIESLHPLDEWKQILRESMDEAQKYNSKILANILQPPVPLCEHTFEVGQKVELLHPVSRREACPATVTATLASGQWFLVQVDDLRHPAEAPPLVRCCHSRSQTLLPAGWAQEHGLPLLAPPGYTCETFSWDEYLRSCAAKAAPRSCFHLEEDTLGFEPNQKLEVVSSKNPNELCVGTVERVCPPLVWVRLEDGTEGGTSVVLPLRSQQLFPVGWCGSNGWPLRAPRDWPPPRRPSVQPPLRRTSGTAAPSSAAGTEATSKKSGSVEAKSGWCPVLHLNHRCFSGPLLSKGRLAELPRQTGPGPVALVLREVLAQLIGVAYKPSRVLAILQLRGSPTPGMHQQTLKAKYKGKTYRATVETVRSSGEVGAFCRSICAKLECCPNLFGPTSFGESACPDNCAGLTKTKYAYNFVRKRHKRQLALRKAKQARSESPASGANGSSGGSLGDPSEVKTSRVDAPEPATEKVVAPSKEVNAGSGSSTTSTAAPAAVKKSERLSNRLAARPPNRIGHRSPGRPPKSANRQSSAATSNGSPAPPPSDDRPGVRTRGARLPDFKTLNLDLRWQKPLRARLLSNKKPQQQTSRSDTPDSMSSEGTAESVPELPSRSSSSSSASVQSQPKPQIPHLCLDSNPLEWSVGDVARFVAGTNCAPLVRVLQEQEIDGQALLLLTLPLVQEFLELQLAPAVQFCQLLERIKLAFYLQYAK encoded by the exons ATGAGTGGCAAGGTGCCCAGCTCTCCCAAGAAGGAGATGGGCAGCCCCCACAAAAGGCCCAGCCTCACAGGAGCCACTG AAGAAGATGGGGAGCCAGAGTTCAACTGGGACGACTACCTGGAGAGCACACAGAGCGAGTCTGTGCCGGCCACAGCCTTTGCTCAC GTGGAGCACAGTCTGGAAAGCGGCCTGCGTCCCGGGATGAAGCTGGAGGTGCCCCTAAGCTCGGCCGATGGCGGCACCAGCAATGGCAGTGGCGGAAATGTCTACTGGCTGGCCTCGGTGGTGACCACGTGTGGACCGCTGCTGTCGCTTCGCTATCTCGGCTATGGAGCCGACCGCTCGGCTGACTTCTGGTGTGACGTCGGCACCAACGAGGTGCACCCGCTGGGCTGGTGTGCCCGCAACCATAAGCCCCTCAAGCCACCCCCAG CCATCTTGGAGAAGCACCTGGACTGGGAAAAACTGCTGTCCGATGAACTGGAGAGTGCTGTCACAGTGCCAGCCTATGTGCTTGAGATG AAAGGTTCGGCGCCCATTGACCAGATCCAGCCGGGCATGAAGCTGCTGGTGCTCGAGGAAGAGAACCCACTGAATGGGTGGGCTGCTTCT GTCCTCAAGAACGTGGGTGGTCGTCTCCTCCTGCGTTACGATGGGTGCGATGACCCTCAGTGGGACCTGTGGCTGTTCTACCTGTCACACCGGGTCAAGCCTCTCGACACACCCTCGCATGGCAACCAGAGCTATCGTCCGCCTCAGT GCATTGAGAGCCTGCACCCTCTGGATGAGTGGAAGCAAATCCTGCGCGAATCGATGGACGAGGCCCAGAAGTACAACAGCAAGATTCTGGCCAACATACTGCAG CCCCCGGTGCCACTGTGTGAGCACACCTTTGAGGTGGGACAAAAGGTGGAGCTGTTGCACCCTGTGAGCCGCAGAGAGGCCTGCCCTGCCACCGTCACGGCCACCCTTGCATCGGGACAGTGGTTCCTTGTCCAG GTGGACGACCTGCGGCACCCCGCGGAGGCACCACCGCTGGTTCGCTGCTGCCACTCTCGGTCACAGACACTTTTACCAGCTGGGTGGGCTCAGGAGCATGGGCTGCCCCTCCTGGCACCACCTG GCTATACATGTGAGACGTTCAGCTGGGACGAGTACCTCAGGTCATGCGCTGCCAAGGCTGCTCCAAGGTCCTGCTTTCACCTG GAAGAAGACACTCTGGGCTTTGAGCCAAACCAGAAGCTGGAGGTGGTCAGCAGCAAGAATCCCAATGAG CTGTGTGTGGGCACGGTGGAGCGGGTGTGCCCGCCCCTGGTGTGGGTTCGCCTGGAGGACGGCACCGAAGGCGGCACCAGTGTGGTGCTGCCACTGCGCTCCCAGCAGCTCTTCCCCGTCGGCTGGTGTGGCTCCAATGGATGGCCGCTGCGTGCCCCCCGCGACTGGCCACCTCCGCGCCGGCCCTCTGTACAGCCGCCACTGAGGCGAACAAGTGGCACTGCAGCGCCGTCATCTGCTGCCGGCACTGAGGCAACCAG CAAAAAGTCTGGATCTGTGGAAGCCAAGTCAG GCTGGTGCCCCGTGCTGCACCTGAACCACCGGTGCTTCTCTGGTCCCCTGCTGTCCAAGGGTCGTCTGGCAGAGCTGCCGCGCCAGACGGGTCCCGGTCCCGTGGCGCTAGTGTTGCGCGAGGTGCTGGCGCAGCTTATTGGTGTCGCCTACAAGCCCAGCCGCGTGCTGGCTATCCTGCAGCTGCGCGGAAGCCCCACCCCCGGCATGCACCAGCAGACCCTCAAGGCCAA GTACAAGGGCAAGACGTATCGAGCCACTGTGGAGACGGTCCGCAGCAGTGGCGAGGTGGGCGCATTTTGCCGCAGCATCTGTGCAAAGCTGGAGTGCTGCCCCAACCTATTCGGCCCGACCAGCTTTGGCGAGAGCGCCTGCCCTGACAACTGTGCGGGACTCACCAAGACAAAATACG CTTATAACTTTGTCCGCAAACGCCACAAACGGCAGCTGGCACTGCGCAAGGCCAAGCAAGCACGTTCTGAGAGTCCTGCATCAGGAGCCAATGGCTCATCCGGTGGGTCCTTGGGGGACCCGTCTGAAGTCAAGACAAGCCGAGTCGACGCCCCCGAACCG GCAACCGAAAAGGTTGTTGCACCATCCAAGGAGGTGaacgccggcagcggcagcagcaccaccagcaccGCTGCACCAGCTGCCGTGAAAAAGTCCGAGCGGCTGTCCAACCGGCTAGCTGCGCGGCCACCTAACCGGATAGGACATCGGTCTCCCGGACGACCGCCCAAGTCTGCTAACAGGCA GTCCTCTGCTGCCACTTCGAATGGCTCCCCCGCTCCACCGCCATCAGACGACCGGCCCGGTGTCCGAACGCGGGGGGCACGCCTGCCGGACTTCAAGACCCTCAACCTGGACCTGCGGTGGCAGAAGCCATTGCGGGCACGGCTCCTGTCCAAcaagaagccgcagcagcagacaTCACGGTCGGACACCCCTGACTCGATGTCGTCTGAGGGCACGGCCGAG TCGGTCCCAGAGCTGCCTTCCcggtcatcgtcgtcatcatcggcCAGTGTGCAGTCCCAGCCCAAGCCCCAGATTCCTCACCTATGCCTCGACTCTAATCCCCTCGAGTGGAGTGTTGGGGATGTGGCACGCTTTGTCGCTGGCACAAACTGTGCACCCCTAGTCAGAGTTTTGCAGGAACAG